Part of the Mycobacteriales bacterium genome, GGGCACGCGACGGACGGGCACCCGATGGTCTACGCGGGGCGGGTGCTGCCGCGGGCGCCGTGGTGGGGGCAGGCGTGGATCGAGTGGGACCACGACGGGCCGCTGCTCGTGGCGGTGCTCGCGGCCGCCGCGGTGGCGGCGTTCGCGTGGGGCGACCGGCGGCTGGCGGCGCTGCTCGCGCTGGCGTTCGCCGGGCCGTTCGTGGCCCTGTCGGCGTCGCCGGTGGCGCTGCCGCACTACCGGTACGTCTGGCTGCCGCCGCTCGCGCTGCTCGCCGGCCTCGGCGTCGTGTCCGCCGCCCGCGCGCGGCCCGCGCCGCGCACGGTCGCGCTGGCGGCGTGCGGCGTCCTCGCCGCCGGCGCGGTCGCGAACACCGGCAACGCGCTGCGGCTGCGGACCGGCGACTACCGCGCGGCGTCGGCGTACGTGGGGGCGGACCGGCGGGTGTACCTCGACGGGTACCTCGGCACGGCGCGGGCGGAGCTGGCCGGCGCGCGGTACGTGCCGCTGCGGCGGTTCCTTGCAGGCGCCGCCGTCGACGCGGTGGTGCTGGACCGGGCGACGACGTCGCGGCACGACATGCGCGCGGTGCGCGCCGAGCTGCGGCGGCGGCGTTGGGGCTGCCACGTCACGGTCGACCGCCTCGACGTCTGGCTGGCGCCGGGGCGGTGCGTCAGCGCAGCGTCAGCGTCAGCGACGCCGGCGGGACGGCGACCGAGCTGGCCAGCGACCTGAACTCCACGCGGTACGTGCCGTTCGGGATCGCGGTGCCGTCGTTGGCGCGGGTGAACCAGTGGACGGCCCAGGTGAAGCACTTCGTCGTCTGCTGCGTCGACAGCGTGTGCGGCTGCGCCGGCGGCCGGTGCTCCCGCACCCACGACCAGAGGACGCGGCCCTTGGTGTCCTTGACGCGCACCTCCATCTCGGCGGCGCTGTCGTAGGAGAGCGAGTCGCCGATGACGCTGGACGAGCAGAGCGTGGTCTGCAGCTTCCAGTCGTGGCGCGGCGACTCCTTCGGCGTCAGCGCCCGCAGGCACCACGAGCCGCTCGTCGGCATGCACTCCCAGGACAGGCCGGACGCGGGGGTGCGCGAGAACTCCCCGGACTGCGGCGGCACGGGCCGCGGCACCGCGGTCGGCCGGGCGGTCGGCGCGACGCCCGGCAGCGCGACCGTCGCCGGGCCGCTCACCCGCACGCCGGCGGGCCCGGCGCCGGTGCCCGCGCCCGCGCCGGTGCCCGTGCCGGTGCCGGTGCCGAACGGCGCCGGGCTGGTGGCCGCGGGGGACGGCGACGCGGTCGCGGCCCGCGGCGGGCGAGGAGGGGTGTCGGCGGGCTGCAGCCGGCTGACACCCCCCGCCTGGTGGGAGGCGGCGAGGCCGCCGGACACGGCCATGACGAGCGCGGCGCAGGACGTGGCCGCGCCGAGGGTGCGCACGCGCACGCGGTTGGCCCGCGCCATGGCGAGCCGGAAGCCGGCGTCGGTCCCGTAGGCCAGGTCGGTCACCGCTGCTCCTCGTCGTCCCGCAGGTACTGCTCGATCAGCGTCCGCGCCTCGTGCAGCTGGCGTTTCACCGTGCCGAGCGGCCGGCCCAGGGTGGCGGCGACGCTCTCGACCGGCAGGTCGGCGTAGTAGTGCAGCAGCACCGGCTCGCGCAGCCGGGCGGGGAGACGTTCGACGCCCTCCACGACGGCCGCCTCCCGCGACGACGGCTCGCGCGGCGGCGCGGGACGCAGCCACCGCAGCGCGCGGCGTTCGCGGTCGCGGCGGCGCCAGTGGTCGCGCACCAGGTTGGTGAGGATGAGGAACACGTAGGCGCCCGGGTCGTCCACGCGGCGCCAGCGCGCGAACAGCCGCGTGAACGCGTCCTGCGTCAGCTCGTTGGCGAGGTCGCGGTCGTCCACGAGGCGGGCGGCGTAGCGGGTGAGGTTCGGGAACTCCCGCAGGTACAGGTCGTGGAACTCGCGGACCGTCGAGGCGGCCATGCCGACGACGCGCGGCTCGTCGCGCGCATCGCCCGCCGGTCGCCCCGGGAACGCCTCCGCGGTCAACGGCCTCTCCCCTCGCGCCCCCGCGGAACTACCGACTCCGTCGCGGGCCGAAAGGTTCGGTCGGGTTCGGCGAACCTTCGCGCCGGTGCCGGCGTCCTTGTCGCACGCCCCGCCACCCCCAGCGGGCGGGGCGCCGGAGGGGACCATGCGGTACGCGGTGTTGCGGCGCCTGGCCGGCGCCTGCGCGGTGGCGGCCGTCGCCACCGTCCTGCCCGTAGCGTCAGCGGCGCCCGCGCCGGTCGCGGCGCTCGCGCTGGCGCCGTTGCCGGCGCTGCCGGCGGTGCGCGGCGACGCGAACGGCGGCCTGGTCGCCGCCGCGCTGGCGTCGTCGGACCGGTACTTCCTCGGCACCTGGTGGGCCGAACGCATGTCGTGGCTGGAGCCGTGGGCGTCGTCGGCGCAGCGCATCGCGGCGACGGGCACGCTCGACTCGGAGCAGGTGCGCCGCTACTCGTCGGTCGCGCTCGCCGTGGCCGCGCCGCTGGCGACCGGCGGGTACGACGCCGGCACCACGGGCGTGCCCGCCGCGACCGCGACCGAACGCGTCGTCGCGCTGGTGCGGCTGATGGTCCGTACCCACCGCGCCAACGTCGGCACGGACGCCGGGTGGGGCGGGTCGTGGCAGTCGGCGCTGTGGGCGTCGCAGGCGGCGCTCGCCGGCTGGCTCACCGGCGACGCGCTCGCCGACGCGGACCGGCTGCTGCTCGCGCGGATGCTGGAGTACGAGGCGGACGCGGTGCGCGCGCGGCCGATGCACTACCTGCGCGACCGGTCCGGCAAGGTCCTCACGCCCGGCAACAGCGGCGGCGAGGAGCTGGCCTGGGACGCGCTCGGCGAGCTCACCGCCGTCGAGCTGCTGCCGTACCACGACCGCCGCGCCGCCTGGGCCGAGGACGCGTACCGGCGGTTCGTCGCGTCGTACGCGCGACCGGCCGACGTGCGGTCCACCGCCGTCGTCAACGGCCGGGCGTTCGGCGCCTGGCTCGGCGGCAGCAACGCCGAGCCGAACGGCTTCGTCGTCAACCACGGCCGGCTCAACCCGGACTACACCGTCAGCGTGTCGTTGCACGGCGCCGTCGTCCCGGCGCTCGCCGGCGACGGCGTCCCGCAGGCGCTGCTCGTCAACCAGGACGTGCTCTACCGGGCGCTCGCGTCGACGCCGTTCGCGGCACCGCCCGCGAAGGCACCCGGCGGCACCGTCTACGTCCCCGGTAACCCGACGCTCTACTACCCGAGCGGGCCGGACTGGGGCAGCGCGCGGCACGCCGTGTACGCGACGGAGGACGTCGAGGCGGCGGCGTTCGGGCTGGACCGCGGGCTGCGCGTGCCCGCGGCGGCGTGGGCGCGGCTGCGGCTCGGCGCGGTGCGCGCGCAGCAGGCGAGGTTCCGTACCGGGCAGGTGTACGGGCCCGTGAGCGAGGACCGCTACTTCGCGCGCGAGGAGTGGGCCGGCGTGCTGCTCGCCTACGCGCACCTCACCCAGCGGCTGCACGCGCTCGGCCGGCTCCGCGTCGACCGGCGCCCGCCGGCCGACGCGAAGCGGCCGCTCGCGCCTCAGAGCCCCTTGTAGTTGAACACCTGCGACAGCGTGTGCTGGACGGTCACCAGGTCGGCCTGGTCGGCCATCACCCGGTCGATGTCCTTGTACGCGTCGGGGTGCTCGTCCAGGAGCTGGTGCGCGTTCTCCCGCAGCCACGCCTTGCCGGACATGGCGGCGTTGAGCGACTCGACGGTCAGGCTGCGCCGCGCCTGGCCGCGGGAGAGGCGCCGCCCGGCCCCGTGGCTGCACGAGTGGTACGACGCGGTGCTGCCGAGCCCGGTGACGACGTAGGAACGCGTCCCCATCGAGCCGGGGATGACGCCCTCGTCGCCGGCCGCCGCCTTGATCGCGCCCTTGCGCGTCACCCAGATCTCGCGGCCGTGGTGCACCTCGCGCTGGGAAAAGTTGTGGTGGCAGTTCGAGGTCAGGATGTGGTCCTCGAGGGTGAACGAGTGCGTTCCCTCGACCACCGCGCAGTAGACCTCCTCCACGCGGTTGGTCTCCTCTACCGACACCACCGTCCAGCCACGTCGTTCGACGGCGTAGCGGCCGCGTTCGAACCGCCCGCGGTGGGCCGGGACGAGGAAGAACTCCGGATCGAGGTCGCCGCGCATCAGGCCCAGGAGGTACAGGGGCGACGGCTCGTCGGAGAACC contains:
- a CDS encoding glycosyltransferase family 39 protein: MAGRARRAAAVAATLVGVAACFARLRVETWYVDEVAYVRAGAAYARGDFAPNGEHPPLAKLLFGLGERAFGGPYGARVVAALCGALLVVTVAAFAERSYRGGAVAVVAWLAIPRSARLAGATLIAGPLERHAMLDVVATALATLGLAAGWRWARGGRWRDAVLAGACAGLAAAAKLPGGLYLPGVLLVAVATRGEVRRRAAQAGAAGAAAVAAWAAAFLPMGGGAPAAMREVFARQLGHATDGHPMVYAGRVLPRAPWWGQAWIEWDHDGPLLVAVLAAAAVAAFAWGDRRLAALLALAFAGPFVALSASPVALPHYRYVWLPPLALLAGLGVVSAARARPAPRTVALAACGVLAAGAVANTGNALRLRTGDYRAASAYVGADRRVYLDGYLGTARAELAGARYVPLRRFLAGAAVDAVVLDRATTSRHDMRAVRAELRRRRWGCHVTVDRLDVWLAPGRCVSAASASATPAGRRPSWPAT
- a CDS encoding sigma-70 family RNA polymerase sigma factor, whose product is MTAEAFPGRPAGDARDEPRVVGMAASTVREFHDLYLREFPNLTRYAARLVDDRDLANELTQDAFTRLFARWRRVDDPGAYVFLILTNLVRDHWRRRDRERRALRWLRPAPPREPSSREAAVVEGVERLPARLREPVLLHYYADLPVESVAATLGRPLGTVKRQLHEARTLIEQYLRDDEEQR
- a CDS encoding RtcB family protein, yielding MRGDLDPEFFLVPAHRGRFERGRYAVERRGWTVVSVEETNRVEEVYCAVVEGTHSFTLEDHILTSNCHHNFSQREVHHGREIWVTRKGAIKAAAGDEGVIPGSMGTRSYVVTGLGSTASYHSCSHGAGRRLSRGQARRSLTVESLNAAMSGKAWLRENAHQLLDEHPDAYKDIDRVMADQADLVTVQHTLSQVFNYKGL